Part of the Nitrospinota bacterium genome is shown below.
AGGTGACAAACCTCAATGGAAAATTCCCTTTCAATAAAACCCTCTTTCTCGAACGTGTCCTGGTCAAAACTCTACCCGAATCTTTCCTGGCATCGCGGAAGGGTTTTTTCACTCAGCTCAGGGGTTTTTCCAAACATAAAAACAATTTTACCATCAAAGAGATACAGGTCGCCAATCAACGCGTCTCCAATATCGGACTGGACCTGTTGTTTAAAAATAACCGCTTGCTGGTAGAGAAATTCCTGTTTGACGTGCTGGATGGGTCCGTCGCCGGGAACCTGTTCGTCATTCCCACGCCCGAAGGCCCGGAATTGAGTTTTTCCACGGAATTTGCAGGACTGAATTTTGGCGCTCTGGTGGGACGGTCCAAGACTGCAGAAGAGTCTGAGTCAGAAGTCGACGGTAATATGCAAATGGGACTCAAGGTCAAACAAGGATTGGAGTCGGAGCCGATTTCCATCGATCAGATCGTTACAAAAATAGCGATCACCCGGATTGGCGCAGAAACATTGGACCGGGTGCTTTTATTTTTGGACCCTGAAGAAAGCAAACCCGCCATCGTTGACATGCGGGCAAAACTGAAACTGGCGTCCCCTCACCGGATTGTCATCACCGTCGAAAACGGCAATCTGAGCGTCGAAGCGTGGTTAAAAAACAAAATCCTCGGAGACATCATCAAGGCCCCTGAGTTGAAACGAGTTCCGATCACCAGTCTCAAACAATTCAAAGATGTGGCTCACCAACTGCAATCCATGACCGGACTGCGAGACGCTCTCAACTATCTTGCCGCTCGTGGAATTAAATTCAATGAAGAAGGAGACATTCTCCTTTATTGACCTGATTTAAGATCCCTTCCTTATATTGACATTGCGATTTGAGTTTGCTAGCGTATCCCAATTACTTATAGGTTTAACTTTCAATCATTTTTCATAAAGAATACATATATGGCTTGGGACGACCTGCACGAACATAAGGGTCCAGAAGATCGATTCAAAGGCGGTGGCGGCGGCCCTCCAGGAGACAAACCTCCTTTTGATATTCCGCAGCTCAACATCCCGAAATTCAAACCTTCCATGTTTCTCGGAATCATTGCCCTGTTGTTAGTGATCTGGATTCTTCCAGGGACGTTTTATTTTGTCGAGCCTGATGAAGAAGGGGTGGTCACTACCTTCGGGAAGTTCAGCCGCACGACCTCGCCAGGCCTGCATTTCAAGTTTCCTTCGCCTATCGAGCATGCCGATACGCCAAAGATTCGTCAAATCCAACGGGCCGAAATCGGTTTTCGCGCCACCGCTTCTGGACAAGTTCAACGGGTCCAGGCGGAATCGCTGATGCTGACAGGCGACCAGAATATCGTCGACATCAACCTGGTGGTTCAATACCGGATCACCGACTCGGTCGCCTATCTGTTTAATGTGCAGCGGCCGCTCAAGCTGGTCCGGGACACCGCCGAGACCGTGATTCGCGGCATCGTCGGCAGTCGAAAAATTGATGAAGCGTTGACTACCGGGAAGGCGGATATCCAGATCACATCTCAAGCACAGATTCAAAGTCTTCTCGATTTCTTTCAAGCCGGAATCCAGATAGTCACGGTCCAGCTTCAGGGTGTGAATCCGCCTGAGCAGGTGGCTGGCGCCTTTAAAGACGTGGTCAGCGCCCGTGAAGATAAGGAGCGAATGATCAATGAAGCCCAGGGCTACCGAAACGCCGTGATTCCAGAAGCCCGAGGCCGGTCGGCGCAAATCCTCCGGGAAGCGGAAGCTTACCGCGAAGAAAAAATCAAGAGAGCCGAGGGCGATGCAAAACGTTTTAACTCCCAATATGCAGAATACAAAAAGGCTCCCGATATCACCCGTAAGCGGATTTATCTCGAAACCATGGAAGAGATATTGCCAACCATCGATAAATTTATCATGGGGGACCAAAAACAGGGCGTATTGCCGCTTTTATCTCTGAACAAAAATTCGACCCTTCCAGAATTAAAGAAATAAACTAAAAAATAATATGAAACAAAATACTTTTATCATTATTGGAATTTTAGCCATCGTTCTGGTCTCGTCCTCGCTGTTTACGGTGCATATGACGCAAACCGCCATCATTCTGGAACTTCAAAAACCGAAAAAGATCATCACCGAGCCAGGACTGTATTTTAAAATCCCCTTTATCCAGCAGGTCCGGTACTTCTCCAAACAGCTTCTTGACAACGATTCCCCCCCTGCGGAAGTCATCACCAAAGACAAAAAAAATCTGTTGATCGACAATTTTACCGTCTGGAAAATCGTTGACCCCTTAAAATTTCTGGAAACGGTTCGTAACGCCGAGGGAGCGGAAGCCCGGTTGGACGATATTCTATTTTCCGAGCTCAGGGTGGAAATGGGTACCCATCAACTCATCGATATCGTCACGGAAACCCGCGAAATCATCATGGATAAGGTTTCCAAGGAAGCCAGCAAAAAGGCCTCTGAATACGGTATCGAAATCGTTGCTATACGAATCAAAAGAACGGACCTGCCGCCGGAAATTGCCAACTCCATCTTCAACCGTATGAAAACGGAACGCGAAAGAATTGCCAAGGAATACCGCTCTGAAGGAAGAGAGGAAGCTACCAAAATCCGGGCAGAGACGGATAAGGAAAAAACCATCCTGATTGCAAACGCCTACAAAAAAGAGCAGGAAACACGCGGTGAGGGGGACGGCATATCTACCAAAATTTATGCGGAAGCGTATCAAAGCGATCCCAAGTTTTACTCGTTCATGCGCTCAATGGAAGCCTATAAAAATTCTTTTAAAACTGACACCACTCTTCTCATGTCAAAGGAGTCCGATTTCCTGGAGTTCCTGAACAACCCGAAATAAACCTGTAACCTTAAATACTCAGGTGCGGAGCTCCAGGATGACAGGCCAGTGTTCTATCTTGTGATACCCACCACCGGACATAAAGAACTATTATGAGAATCCTCATTGTTGGAGCAGGCATTGTCGGCTTCAATCTGGCCCAGGAACTTTCCAAGGAAGGTCATGACATTGCGATCATCGACCAGAATCCAGAGAAAATGCGCCGCATTTCCGACACCCTTGATGTCCTGAGCATCATCGGCAACGCCTGCCTCCCGACCGTACTGGTAAAAGCCGGAATCAAGAACATGGAGATGGTGATTGCAGTCACCGAAAAAGACGAAATCAACCTTCTGGTGTGTTTCCTGGCGTCCAAGTTCAATGTCAGCAAGCGGTTTGCCCGTATCCGCAACGAAGAATTTACAGAAGAAAACCGCATTTTCTCGCCGGAAGAGCTTTACATCGATCATGTCATCAATCCTGGCGACATCATCATCGACACCATTCACAAAATCATCAGCACCCCCGGTGTGGTCAACGTCGCCGAATTTGCCGAAGGAGAAATCCTCCTGCGCGAGTTTGACATCCCCGCAGACGCCCCCCTGGCAGGAAAAGAAATCCGAGAACTCAGCGGTGTCTCCGCAATGGACTCCTTCGTCATTGTTGCCATTGTCCGGCAAGGAAAACTGGTCATACCCAAGGCCGAGGACGTGATCCAGCCGGGAGATAAAATCTACACCATTATCGACAAAGAATTTTTACCCTTCCTTCTTCCCATGTTGAATAAAAGCGTGGAGGAAGTCGCAAAGGTTGTCATTTATGGCGCGAATCCATTTTCCATAAATCTGGCAAAATCCCTGGAGGAAAAAATACGGGACTTGTGCCTCATTGAACCCTCGCGAAAAAAAGCCAATCAGGCGGCGGAAATACTTTCAAGGTGCGTCGTCCATCACGGCAGTGGTACGGATATGCACCTGTTCAATGATATCAATATGAAGGATGCAGATTTTTTTCTGTCGCTTTCTGAGGACGATGAATCCAATATCCTTTCCGCCCTGCTGGCCAAAAAACATGGAGCGAAGCGGGTGCTTGTCATCACCAACGACCCTGAATATCTGCCCATCCTGGATTCCATCGGCATGGACATCACCATCAACCCGCGCCTGATCACTGTAAGCGCTATTCTCAAACACCTGCGCAAAGGCAGGGTCATGTCGGTTTTCAAACTGATCGAGGACGCCGAAGTCATGGAAATCGGGGTCGATGCAAATTCAGCTATCGTCAACAAGAAAATTGCGAAGGTAAAATTCCCCGAAAACGCCATGATCGGCGCTTTGCTCAGAAAAGGGGAGATGATGGTTCCCACGGATGAGATTGAAATTCAAGCCGGTGACTCGGTCATCGTTGTCGCCCTGCCGGAAGCCATCGTAAAAATCGAAAAACTGTTCGGAAGCAAAAGAAACTTTCTTCCATTCCGATGAACATCAAGGCCATATTCAACGTTGTCGGCATCCTGCTAGTTCTTCTTTCCGGTCTGCTGTTAATCCCTATCGCAATATCTCTGTATTACAAAACACCCGCAATCCCAGGTTATATGAGTGGGCTTGAAGCCTTTTCCTACACCCTGATGATTTCTCTTGTTACGGGGTTAGCCTCATGGAAACTTCTTCCTTCAGGCATCGAAAAACTGAGAGACCGGGAAGGGTTTGCCATTGTTACATTTTCCTGGTTGAGCATTGCCTTTTTTGGTTCCCTGCCATTTGTACTGACC
Proteins encoded:
- the hflK gene encoding FtsH protease activity modulator HflK, which gives rise to MAWDDLHEHKGPEDRFKGGGGGPPGDKPPFDIPQLNIPKFKPSMFLGIIALLLVIWILPGTFYFVEPDEEGVVTTFGKFSRTTSPGLHFKFPSPIEHADTPKIRQIQRAEIGFRATASGQVQRVQAESLMLTGDQNIVDINLVVQYRITDSVAYLFNVQRPLKLVRDTAETVIRGIVGSRKIDEALTTGKADIQITSQAQIQSLLDFFQAGIQIVTVQLQGVNPPEQVAGAFKDVVSAREDKERMINEAQGYRNAVIPEARGRSAQILREAEAYREEKIKRAEGDAKRFNSQYAEYKKAPDITRKRIYLETMEEILPTIDKFIMGDQKQGVLPLLSLNKNSTLPELKK
- the hflC gene encoding protease modulator HflC, which produces MKQNTFIIIGILAIVLVSSSLFTVHMTQTAIILELQKPKKIITEPGLYFKIPFIQQVRYFSKQLLDNDSPPAEVITKDKKNLLIDNFTVWKIVDPLKFLETVRNAEGAEARLDDILFSELRVEMGTHQLIDIVTETREIIMDKVSKEASKKASEYGIEIVAIRIKRTDLPPEIANSIFNRMKTERERIAKEYRSEGREEATKIRAETDKEKTILIANAYKKEQETRGEGDGISTKIYAEAYQSDPKFYSFMRSMEAYKNSFKTDTTLLMSKESDFLEFLNNPK
- the trkA gene encoding Trk system potassium transporter TrkA, which codes for MRILIVGAGIVGFNLAQELSKEGHDIAIIDQNPEKMRRISDTLDVLSIIGNACLPTVLVKAGIKNMEMVIAVTEKDEINLLVCFLASKFNVSKRFARIRNEEFTEENRIFSPEELYIDHVINPGDIIIDTIHKIISTPGVVNVAEFAEGEILLREFDIPADAPLAGKEIRELSGVSAMDSFVIVAIVRQGKLVIPKAEDVIQPGDKIYTIIDKEFLPFLLPMLNKSVEEVAKVVIYGANPFSINLAKSLEEKIRDLCLIEPSRKKANQAAEILSRCVVHHGSGTDMHLFNDINMKDADFFLSLSEDDESNILSALLAKKHGAKRVLVITNDPEYLPILDSIGMDITINPRLITVSAILKHLRKGRVMSVFKLIEDAEVMEIGVDANSAIVNKKIAKVKFPENAMIGALLRKGEMMVPTDEIEIQAGDSVIVVALPEAIVKIEKLFGSKRNFLPFR